The genome window TATCCGACTGGAACCAGTAGTTCATATACATATAGGGATCGGCGAAATCCGGGCTCCAGTTGCCGATGGCGATGTCATAATCGCCTTTGCCGATGCGGTCACGCATCGTGGCGTTCGCCAGCTTTTCGAGTTTTACGCTGATGTCCAGCGCGCCGAGACTGGCCTGGGTAGCAAGTGCAATCGGCTCCCAGTTGGGATCGCTGTCTGAATAGAGGAAAGAGAGCGTTTTCGGCTTGTTGGCGACCTTATCCCAGGCGGCTTTGGCCTGAGCCGGATCGTTACTGTATTGCATGGCTTGTGCATCGAAGCCCCACATGCCCTCCGGGATTGGCCCGCGCATCTGTTTGCCGTTGCCCGCCAGAATGCCTTTCACCATGCCCTGATAGTCGGTTGACCAGGAAATCGCGCGTCGCAGCTCCACCTGATCCAGAGGGGATTTCGCATTATTCAGATAAAGATAGGTCACGCGCAGCGAGGGATACTCCGCCACTCTGACCTTATCCTCTTTTTTCAGCGCGCTAAGCTGATCCACCGGCAGCGATTCAGCGATATCAATATCACCGCGCGTTAGCTGCAGGCGGCGTGAAGCGCTTTCGCCAATAATTTTGATGGTTACGCGTTTAAAGGTTGGGCGCTTGCCGTTGTAATGCGGATTGGGGACCAGCACCAGTTGCTGACCTTTTTGCCAGCGTTGCAGCATATAGGGGCCAGAGCCGGCGGTATGCTCCGCCAGCCAGCCGCGCGCATCGTCGCTGGCGTGCTGCGCCAGTACTGCCGGATTAAGAATTGCTGCGCCGTCGTTAGCCAGCGTGTAAAGGAAAGGCGCGAAAGGGGTGCTAAGCGTAAAGCGCACGCTATGGGTATCCAGCGCTTCAACTTTCATATCGCCGGGAAAAGCTTCTGACGGCCCCTGCGCTACCTTCAGCAGGCGTTCAAAAGAGGCTTTTACTGCGGCAGCGGTGACCGGCGTACCGTCGGCAAATTTTGCCTGCGGATTAAGCGCAAAGGTCCATACTTTTTGGTCATCCGAGGTCTGCCAACGCATTGCCAAATCGCCCTCTATCTGTGTCGACCCTTTTCCCCCCTCGGTCTTATACTGCACCAGCCGTTGATAGGCCGGATAGGTTACCGCCCAGTCGTTATTATCAATGGTGACGGCCGGATCGAGCGTTTGCGGATCGGCAGCCTTTCCGATAACCAGCATCTCTTTGGGTACCGCTGCCAGCGCGGGTGTCACCATCGCGCTAATGACAACGGCAAGCAGCGTCGGACGCAGCAGACAATTCGCAATAGCATTTTTCATGGCAGGCTCCTGGTTAAAGTGAACGGGTTGTTGTTATAGAGGGAAGCGCGGGACAGCTAAAACGATCGCTGAGCAGCGGATAGCGAACTGAATCGGGCAGTTCAAAGTGCCACCATTCGCTGCTAATACCGACAAAGCCGCCAGCCTGCATAATGGCATTCAGTATCAGACGGTTACGGTGCGCCGCTGCGGAAATATCCGGGCTCCAGAGATGTGAACGCGCGTTCATCTCATCAAAATCGGTGCCCATATCCAGCAGAGCGCCTGCTTCATCGCGTAACGTGACGTCAATGGCCGTGCCGCGACTGTGATGAGAGCCCAGCGAAACGGCCATAACATATTGCGGGTCCGGGCAGGCCAGCCAGAGATGCTGCTGCGCCAGCTGCGGACGCCAGGCGTCATACACCACCAGCGTCAAACCGGCCAGCCGCGCCACCTCCACACTGCGCGCCAGCGCTTTCGCCGCGTCGGGATGCAGTAAACAACGCGCCTGCTGATAGATGACATAGCCGGTGATATTGTCCGGCGAGGCATATTTCAGGTCGATCTCTAACTGTGGAAAAGCGTCGGCCAGATCGACCAGTTCAACTTCCTGCGTCATGCATTTCCCCTGATCAACGTTCAAATTGTCCAAACTCTTGCTGTAGCTGACGGTTGATCGCCAGCCTGTCAGCCAGACGGTCGCCAAGATGTTCAACCACAGCGGAAAGCAGCAGGTTAAACAGGCAGCTCAGCGGTGCCAGCGAATCCCAAAAGTGGCCGGTATCGGTTTTCACCTGGAGTAAATCCAGTGGATAATCACGCGCCCACGGGCACCAGACATCGGTAACCAGCGCCAGCGGTACCTGACGCTCGCAGGCTACGCGGCAAAAGTGGCGAGCAATAGTGGAATAGGCGCGGGTATCGGTCACTACCACATAGGGCGAGGTACATTCAGAATTAAGCGTCTCGATCCAGCTTCCCGAGAGCCCCTCGACGTAGCTGACATGCGGACGCAGATATTCCAGGTGGCTAAAAAAGGCGTTGGCGATGCCGCGAGTGGACTGAATGCCCAGCACAAACACCGCCCCGGCATTGGCCAGCCGCTGACTGACACGGTCAAACGCCTCGCTTTGTGCCAGCTGATAAACCTGTGTAATGGCATCCAGCTCCAGCGACAGTGACTCGCGATAGCGATCGGGCGGACGCTTCTGCTGCTGCCAGGCGTCGAGACGATCGGTAACCCCCCACGGCTTATAGGTTATTTGCGGTGTATCACGCAGACTTTGTCGGACTTCATCAAGGTTACGGTAGCCCAGGCGTCGTAAATAACGGCCCACGGTAATGCCGCTGGTTCCAGTGGCGCGGGCAATGCTGTCGGCGGTTTCAAACGGGATTTGATCGGCATGGGTCAGCAGCCAGCCGGCGATGCGCTTGCCGCTTGGTGTTTGCTGAGCAAAGGTACTCTCAATGCGGGCAATCAACGTTGGCTTAACCATTCTCGCCACCTCAATGTTATCAGGCTCTCAGTGCTGATCTTTCTGTTATTGGTTTAACAAAGCAGAAGTCATGCCAGGTTTAAGCAACAGGCAAAGCCGCGCAGAGAAAGGGAAACAGGCTGAGTTACTGATTATGTCTTAACAAAAGTTCAACAAATGTGCAGCTTCGCGCATTTTTGGTGCAGAGGTTGCTGCGTCAGACGTGAGCAGCTTGTGGCATGGCAGACGTCACAGCGCAGCGCAACGAGCTGTAAAGCGATTAAAAAAGCGGGAAGCAAGCCCGCAATCCATCAATATGTCACTGGTCGCGACGCTTCAGCCCGGCACAATAGCGCCATGAAAAAAACGCGTACCAATGGATTTACCCTGGTGGAACTGCTGCTGGTGCTGACGATAGCTGCGTTGCTGAGTCTCGCTTCGTTGCAGGGATGGCAAAGCTGGCAGCAGCGTCAGCGCATGCAGGAAACCGCCCGGCAGCTGCAGCGCTTTTTACACGGCGTGCGCGCCTGGGCCAACTGGCATAACCGGGAACAGCCGTTATGGCTGTTGACGGGCGAAAGGTGGTGTCTTGGCAGCGGGGCCGTGCCTGCGGCGGGCTGTGATAGCGGCAGACGTTTACAACTGCTGGCGCCGCATCCGCAGGTTCATATTATCGCCATTGAAGGTGCACCGGGGTTTTACGGTAAACGCAACGTGGCAAAAGCAGGACACATAATTTTTGGTGAAGGCTCGCTGCGCTGGCGCATGATTATCTCCTCACGTGGCCGCATTCGGCTTTGCCAGGTCGCGCCATGTCTGTGAAACAGGCAGGTTTTGGTCTGATGGAAATGATGATCGCAATGGCGCTGAGCGGCATTTTAATGCTGGGGGCGCTGCGTCTGCTGCCGCACCTGCAGCGGCAGAATTTGCAGCTGCAAAGCCAGATGCGTTTACAGGAAGAGCTGCAGCAAATAATGAGCGTGCTGGAAAAAGCGATTCGGCGAGCGGGTTACTGTCACGGTTTCTGCCAGGGAACGCCGCTTATCATTCAACAGCGCTGTCTGTTAATCAGGTGGGATGAAAACAGCAACGGTCGCTGGGAAGGGCCGGAGCATGAGGAGAGCGAATGGTACGGATACCGGCTCCGCAATCAACGGCTGGAAATACAGCGCGGCGTGCGCAGCTGCAACGGAAGCGGTTGGGAGAGCCTGTCCGATCCGGCCACGCTAACCATTGGCGAACTGGCTTTCACCCGCGTCGGGCTGCAGGTGAAGGTGACGCTCGACGGCGAATCATCAAACTTTTCCATGCCAGCACTCAGGCTGCAAAGCGTCGTCAGCACCCACAACTTGCCTTAAGAGAGGATGGCGGCATGGCAATAGCGATGGTGCTGCTGATGCTACTGCTCGGCTCTGGTCTGCTGCATGCCACGCGGCAACAGCTGGACGGTGCGCTGTCGCTGGTTACGGATGAACGTCAGTTCCTGCGGGAGCATCACCAGGCGCTTTCGGCGCTGGCCTGGGGGGCAAGGCTGAGCTGGCCAACTCAACAGGGCTGGCACTGCCGACAACAGCCGACGTATGGCTGGCGCGCCTGCATACTGCTCAGGCATAACGGTGAAGCACTGCTGCGCGGTGCCGGAGAGTCATCAACAGGGGAGGCGCTGGCGCTATGGCAGTGGCTGACGCCAGCAGCAGAGGGGCGCTGGCAACCGCTGGCACATGGCTGGCTCGATTTTTGCCCGCTTCCTCTGTCAGAGAGCTGCCTGCCTGATGCCGGATGAAAGAGGTTTTAGCATAGTGGAAATGCTGCTGGCGCTGCTGCTGTTTGCCATCAGTTTAACGGCGCTGCTGCACTATCAGCAGATGCTGGCGGCTGGCTTTTATCAACAGTGGCAACAGCGCGAGGCGTGGCGCGTGGCGGCTCTGCGTCTGCAGGGGCAGGAGAGCGAAGGCTGGCAAACCTCGCTACACAAACTGCCTGCTGTGGAGGGCTGCCTGTTATGGCGGGCCACCGCTTTCCGGTCCGGCCTCTCTCCTGTTACGCTGGACCAGCTGCGCTGCGATAATAGCGTTCCGCACCGTTGAAGCCGCCCACAGGCCTATTGTTATTCATCGTACTTTTGCGCTTTTTTTGCGCGACGGTTGCATTAGCCAATTTAAGGGGTAGAGTGTCCCCGCGCTGACGCGCCGTAGCAGCACTGAACAGGAGCCAACATGTTTACGGTTTATCACTCCAACCAGCTCGATATTCTTAAATCGCTGGCGGCGTATCTGATTGAAAACGAACCGTTACGCGACCCTTTTCAGTCCGAGGTGGTGCTGGTGCAAAGCCCGGGCATGGCGCAGTGGCTACAGATGCAGCTGGCACAGCAGTTCGGGATTGCAGCCAATATCGCTTTTCCGCTGCCCGCCTCTTTTATCTGGGATATGTTTGTGCGCGTCTTGCCCGGCATCCCCAAAGAGAGCGCCTTTAATAAAGCCAGCATGAGCTGGAAGCTAATGACGCTGCTGCCCGATCTGCTGCGGCAGGAGGCGTTTCGCCCGTTGCAGCACTATCTCAACGACGACGATGACAAACGTAAGCTGTTCCAGCTGGCTTCGCGCGTGGCCGATCTTTATGACCAGTATCTGGTCTATCGCCCGGAATGGCTGAACAGTTGGCAGCAGGGGAAAATGATCGATGGGCTGGGCGAGGCGCAGCAGTGGCAGGCCCCGCTGTGGGCTGCGCTGGTGGAATATACCCGCGATCTCGATCAGCCAGAGTGGCACCGCGCCAACCTGTATGCGCGTTTTATTCAAAAGCTGGAAAGCAGCGAATCACGTCCGGCGGGCTTGCCCGACCGCGTCTTTATCTGTGGGATCTCCGCGCTGCCGCCTGTCTATCTGCAGGCGCTACAGGCGCTGGGCAAGCATATCGATATTCATCTGCTGTTTACCAATCCCTGTCGGCACTACTGGGGCGATATCCAGGATTACGCGTTTCTGGCGAAACTTCAAAGCCGCCACCGTCGCCATCATCAGCAGCAGCAGGAAATTGCCCTGTTTCGCGATCCCGACGCAGCCTCTTCATTATTTAACGATGCCGGGGAGCAACAGCTGACCAACCCGCTGCTGGCCTCGTGGGGTAAACTGGGGCGCGATAACCTCTATCTGCTGGCGCAAATGGAGGCGCGGGAAATCGATGCTTTTGTCGATGTCCCGGAGGATACGCTGTTGCAGGCGTTGCAGCACGATCTGCTGGAGCTGGAAGATAATGCGGTGATCGGGCTGGATGCAGAAGAGCTGAAAAGCAGCCATAAAAAGCGCTGCCTCGATCCCCAGGATCGATCCGTGGTGGTACATGTCTGTCACAGCCCGCAGCGTGAAGTGGAAGTTTTGCAGGATCAATTATTGGCCATGATGGAGGCGGATCCCTCGCTAACCGCTCGCGATATTATCGTGATGGTGGCCGATATTGATGCCTATACGCCATATATTCAGGCGGTATTCGGCAACGCATCTTCAGATCGCTATCTGCCTTTTGCCATTTCGGATCGCCGCGCCAGCTTCGCCCATCCGGCGA of Pantoea alhagi contains these proteins:
- a CDS encoding MurR/RpiR family transcriptional regulator, producing MVKPTLIARIESTFAQQTPSGKRIAGWLLTHADQIPFETADSIARATGTSGITVGRYLRRLGYRNLDEVRQSLRDTPQITYKPWGVTDRLDAWQQQKRPPDRYRESLSLELDAITQVYQLAQSEAFDRVSQRLANAGAVFVLGIQSTRGIANAFFSHLEYLRPHVSYVEGLSGSWIETLNSECTSPYVVVTDTRAYSTIARHFCRVACERQVPLALVTDVWCPWARDYPLDLLQVKTDTGHFWDSLAPLSCLFNLLLSAVVEHLGDRLADRLAINRQLQQEFGQFER
- a CDS encoding DUF2509 family protein; the encoded protein is MAIAMVLLMLLLGSGLLHATRQQLDGALSLVTDERQFLREHHQALSALAWGARLSWPTQQGWHCRQQPTYGWRACILLRHNGEALLRGAGESSTGEALALWQWLTPAAEGRWQPLAHGWLDFCPLPLSESCLPDAG
- a CDS encoding prepilin peptidase-dependent protein codes for the protein MKQAGFGLMEMMIAMALSGILMLGALRLLPHLQRQNLQLQSQMRLQEELQQIMSVLEKAIRRAGYCHGFCQGTPLIIQQRCLLIRWDENSNGRWEGPEHEESEWYGYRLRNQRLEIQRGVRSCNGSGWESLSDPATLTIGELAFTRVGLQVKVTLDGESSNFSMPALRLQSVVSTHNLP
- a CDS encoding ABC transporter substrate-binding protein codes for the protein MKNAIANCLLRPTLLAVVISAMVTPALAAVPKEMLVIGKAADPQTLDPAVTIDNNDWAVTYPAYQRLVQYKTEGGKGSTQIEGDLAMRWQTSDDQKVWTFALNPQAKFADGTPVTAAAVKASFERLLKVAQGPSEAFPGDMKVEALDTHSVRFTLSTPFAPFLYTLANDGAAILNPAVLAQHASDDARGWLAEHTAGSGPYMLQRWQKGQQLVLVPNPHYNGKRPTFKRVTIKIIGESASRRLQLTRGDIDIAESLPVDQLSALKKEDKVRVAEYPSLRVTYLYLNNAKSPLDQVELRRAISWSTDYQGMVKGILAGNGKQMRGPIPEGMWGFDAQAMQYSNDPAQAKAAWDKVANKPKTLSFLYSDSDPNWEPIALATQASLGALDISVKLEKLANATMRDRIGKGDYDIAIGNWSPDFADPYMYMNYWFQSDKKGLPGNRAFYSNPQVDALLKQAIATTDQAARTRDYQAAQHKVIDDAAYVYLFQKNYQVAMNKAVQGFVYNPMLEQVYNVATMSK
- the ddpX gene encoding D-alanyl-D-alanine dipeptidase, translating into MTQEVELVDLADAFPQLEIDLKYASPDNITGYVIYQQARCLLHPDAAKALARSVEVARLAGLTLVVYDAWRPQLAQQHLWLACPDPQYVMAVSLGSHHSRGTAIDVTLRDEAGALLDMGTDFDEMNARSHLWSPDISAAAHRNRLILNAIMQAGGFVGISSEWWHFELPDSVRYPLLSDRFSCPALPSITTTRSL
- a CDS encoding prepilin-type N-terminal cleavage/methylation domain-containing protein, encoding MPDERGFSIVEMLLALLLFAISLTALLHYQQMLAAGFYQQWQQREAWRVAALRLQGQESEGWQTSLHKLPAVEGCLLWRATAFRSGLSPVTLDQLRCDNSVPHR
- a CDS encoding prepilin-type N-terminal cleavage/methylation domain-containing protein — translated: MAWQTSQRSATSCKAIKKAGSKPAIHQYVTGRDASARHNSAMKKTRTNGFTLVELLLVLTIAALLSLASLQGWQSWQQRQRMQETARQLQRFLHGVRAWANWHNREQPLWLLTGERWCLGSGAVPAAGCDSGRRLQLLAPHPQVHIIAIEGAPGFYGKRNVAKAGHIIFGEGSLRWRMIISSRGRIRLCQVAPCL